One segment of Candidatus Manganitrophus noduliformans DNA contains the following:
- a CDS encoding tetratricopeptide repeat protein, with amino-acid sequence MQINFLLSSRTSRSFRFGPEKLLSSYRGFLSILCSVFLLFFYLINHSSALAASPELKKRFDKGVVLFQQGKIDEAETQFLEILREDPTLVLPHEYLGRVYVQSNRLEEAKTAFEAVIQKASTYPGGYFGLGLVYRNQGEIEQAEELFRKTVALSPAHISAWLHLGQILEKQRKMDEAVAAYQKVIERGPAASSEAREAEQHLKELGDTPEIARQVQTWVAQAEARLNEGNAKGAWALYQKAAELLPKSLSIRLFMGSLASQLGNPTKAEEVYREAIQIDSTALQPHLSLAKLYDQIGKTDEAIKEYEALLLLNHDETLPEIRSAKEALFLLLDRKEIQELTRKGELLTQEGKWGEALQHFQAAADIDPGLPVVHHNLARFYDKTDRPDLVVQAVNEALLLEPDSRTLHLLLGKALRAERAFKDSLAAYVKTLSLSPNGQEGLFYLEAQAGLLQTEFEMLKAPIEAAPPYRDGLQKKASGELDEAQISLEQASRLSPGSPLIHHALGEVYEKKGEREKAIAAFEEAVELHPGLYPAWRALSRLYAQQGRHAKALDALDRLLSLSDPGLTSIGTSREEIQKEKGAAQQKMEDARAKTRALFNQAQEALAKGENENAISLFEAASNEEKDNLSILYSLGIVYAIEGKLPEATGVFMKILDADPLHLGALLRLGFIQETRGMLPAAARTYRRLLRQKERGDAPEYKEASARLAAVTENLKRLREAERHEKRGLAVLNKLSEIASGIGTAQPAADVERPDPARLQLALWDFKQAVALRPDEARYHYNLGLFYEHLNFGEGGLNRENAERVKKEPRLLKEPVAAYKAAIDLDRRYLPPYARLGYLYEWQEENDKALTFYKSLLEVAPDPHPIEVKEIEANVLRLERRFFGNVGYAAGLDSNFNLGPPPQDFFPPPQDETFTSLSVNLAYYLVRSPQFQIPFSYQQDTTFYYRSSIYFSNHGLSLGFQHRPSTSFSYGMTGRFQASFAKNGGVGLLLSQGTASMSRFGTIPTILSLEYGFSDFYFRHNDELDAKEHRGTLSATQAFGWQDEADLSYTFNDRQSPGSPDNSYQGHRLQLGYRRWLRPDLQFRGSAAVFLQNFLHPDALDPEGRLRQNTLLSYSVGLLYTWSESTNLFIDYRWQENRSNLGPAFLSQQDILEGRSTALGDYEKRTLTLGVNVAF; translated from the coding sequence ATGCAAATTAATTTTTTACTATCTTCCCGCACTTCCCGCTCTTTCCGGTTCGGACCCGAAAAACTCTTATCCTCCTACAGAGGATTCCTTTCGATTCTCTGCTCTGTTTTTCTTCTTTTTTTCTATCTGATCAATCATTCAAGCGCACTGGCCGCTTCCCCCGAACTAAAGAAACGATTCGACAAAGGGGTCGTCTTGTTTCAACAAGGAAAAATCGATGAAGCGGAGACGCAATTTTTGGAGATCCTTCGAGAAGATCCTACGCTGGTTCTTCCCCACGAATACCTTGGACGGGTCTATGTTCAATCAAACCGATTGGAAGAGGCAAAAACCGCTTTCGAGGCGGTGATCCAAAAGGCATCGACCTACCCCGGAGGATATTTCGGCCTCGGTCTCGTATACAGAAATCAGGGAGAGATCGAACAGGCCGAGGAGCTTTTCAGAAAGACGGTCGCATTATCGCCTGCGCATATTTCCGCCTGGCTCCACCTCGGCCAAATCTTAGAGAAACAAAGGAAGATGGATGAAGCCGTCGCGGCTTATCAGAAAGTCATTGAGCGCGGCCCGGCGGCATCCTCGGAAGCGCGTGAGGCCGAACAGCACCTGAAAGAGCTGGGGGACACACCGGAGATCGCAAGGCAGGTTCAGACGTGGGTCGCTCAAGCGGAAGCCCGGCTCAATGAGGGGAATGCGAAGGGGGCGTGGGCTCTTTATCAGAAAGCGGCTGAGCTTCTTCCAAAGAGCCTCTCGATTCGACTCTTTATGGGGAGCCTGGCTTCTCAACTTGGAAATCCAACCAAGGCGGAAGAGGTCTATCGGGAAGCGATTCAGATCGATTCCACCGCCCTTCAGCCCCATCTCTCCCTGGCGAAACTCTACGACCAGATCGGAAAAACCGATGAGGCGATCAAAGAGTATGAAGCCCTCCTTCTCTTAAATCACGACGAGACCCTCCCGGAAATTCGATCCGCCAAGGAGGCGCTTTTTCTCCTGCTGGATCGAAAAGAGATTCAGGAGCTGACCCGAAAAGGAGAACTCCTCACCCAAGAGGGAAAATGGGGAGAGGCGCTGCAGCACTTCCAGGCTGCCGCGGACATCGATCCCGGGCTTCCGGTCGTCCATCACAATCTGGCGCGCTTCTACGACAAGACCGATCGGCCCGATCTGGTCGTTCAAGCGGTCAACGAAGCGCTTCTTCTTGAGCCGGACTCCCGCACTCTCCATCTCCTCCTCGGAAAAGCCCTCCGCGCAGAGCGCGCCTTCAAGGATTCTTTGGCCGCCTACGTCAAGACCCTTTCCCTTTCCCCAAATGGCCAGGAAGGCCTCTTCTATCTGGAAGCCCAGGCCGGACTCCTCCAGACGGAATTTGAGATGCTCAAGGCCCCCATCGAAGCGGCCCCACCTTATCGGGACGGGCTCCAGAAGAAAGCGAGCGGAGAGCTGGACGAAGCCCAGATTTCGCTGGAGCAGGCATCGCGCCTCTCGCCCGGGAGCCCGCTCATTCACCATGCTCTCGGAGAGGTTTACGAGAAAAAGGGGGAAAGAGAAAAAGCGATCGCCGCCTTTGAAGAGGCCGTCGAACTCCACCCCGGCCTCTATCCGGCCTGGCGGGCGCTCTCCCGGCTTTACGCTCAACAAGGACGTCACGCAAAAGCGCTCGATGCCCTCGATCGGCTTCTCAGCCTCTCTGATCCAGGCTTAACGTCGATCGGAACCTCGCGCGAGGAAATCCAAAAAGAAAAGGGAGCCGCTCAACAGAAAATGGAAGACGCCCGCGCGAAAACGCGCGCCCTCTTTAATCAAGCACAAGAGGCCCTCGCCAAGGGGGAGAACGAAAATGCGATCTCTCTTTTCGAAGCCGCGTCTAACGAAGAGAAAGACAACCTCTCGATCCTCTACTCCCTCGGGATCGTTTATGCGATAGAGGGTAAGTTGCCCGAGGCGACCGGCGTTTTCATGAAGATTCTCGACGCCGATCCGCTCCACTTGGGCGCCCTTCTTCGGCTCGGTTTCATCCAAGAAACGAGAGGGATGCTGCCGGCCGCCGCCCGGACCTATCGACGCCTCCTGCGACAGAAAGAGCGAGGCGACGCGCCGGAATACAAAGAAGCGTCGGCTCGGCTTGCCGCCGTTACCGAAAATCTCAAACGGCTGAGAGAGGCCGAGCGCCATGAGAAACGGGGGCTCGCGGTTTTAAACAAGCTCTCTGAGATCGCTTCCGGGATCGGGACGGCCCAGCCGGCTGCCGATGTCGAACGACCCGACCCGGCGAGGCTTCAACTCGCGCTCTGGGACTTTAAGCAAGCTGTCGCCCTTCGCCCCGACGAGGCGCGTTATCATTACAATCTCGGCCTCTTTTATGAGCATCTCAATTTCGGCGAAGGGGGATTGAATCGGGAAAATGCGGAGCGGGTGAAGAAGGAGCCGCGTCTTTTGAAAGAACCGGTCGCGGCGTACAAGGCGGCGATCGATCTCGATCGCCGCTACCTCCCTCCTTACGCCCGCCTTGGCTACCTTTATGAATGGCAAGAGGAGAACGATAAAGCCCTCACCTTCTACAAATCGCTTCTGGAGGTGGCGCCTGATCCACACCCGATAGAGGTCAAGGAGATCGAGGCAAACGTCCTGAGGCTTGAGAGGCGCTTTTTCGGAAATGTCGGATATGCCGCCGGGCTGGACAGCAACTTTAACCTCGGCCCGCCGCCCCAGGATTTCTTCCCTCCGCCGCAGGATGAGACCTTTACCAGTCTTTCGGTGAATCTGGCTTATTATTTGGTCCGGTCCCCACAATTTCAAATTCCTTTTTCCTATCAGCAGGATACGACCTTTTACTACCGCAGTTCGATCTACTTCAGCAATCATGGCCTCTCCTTGGGATTCCAACATCGGCCGAGCACCTCCTTCTCCTACGGAATGACCGGACGCTTCCAAGCCAGCTTCGCCAAAAACGGCGGCGTGGGGCTTCTCCTTTCTCAGGGAACCGCCTCCATGAGTCGCTTTGGAACAATTCCCACTATTCTCTCTCTCGAATATGGATTCAGCGACTTCTATTTTCGCCACAACGACGAGCTCGATGCAAAAGAACATCGGGGGACGTTGTCGGCAACCCAGGCTTTCGGCTGGCAGGATGAAGCCGACCTCTCCTATACCTTTAACGACCGACAGAGCCCGGGCTCTCCAGACAACAGCTACCAAGGCCATCGCCTTCAACTCGGATACCGAAGATGGCTTCGCCCCGATCTTCAATTCCGGGGATCGGCGGCTGTTTTCTTACAAAACTTTCTCCATCCCGACGCCCTGGACCCGGAAGGCCGACTCCGACAGAACACCCTGCTCTCCTACAGCGTGGGGCTTCTTTATACCTGGAGCGAGAGCACGAATCTCTTCATCGATTATCGATGGCAGGAGAATCGGTCGAACCTCGGCCCGGCATTTCTGAGCCAACAGGATATCCTGGAGGGGAGAAGCACCGCCTTGGGAGATTATGAAAAAAGAACGCTGACGTTGGGGGTGAACGTTGCGTTTTAG
- a CDS encoding DUF1302 domain-containing protein, translated as MMIANTFAQESFTFHGQLKNETAYRYVNPASFTKILNLARLEARYTPSSSVQLTALVRSYYDAVYDFQEVDNVVPRKNPRTILSEDLTAEEIKALRIGNLRKIEVEQKETELREFYLDLFFPRFDLRIGKQIVRWGVVEGSRVIDEINPLDFQEFILREIQDRYIPLWMVKADFYFDPNTVEILWIPDLEFHKPASVGSEWEQFQVLEGLETPPQNLKNSEWAIKVMRQIGGWDTSLSYFYTWDDFPSAFRTVFGLGEFGVSPEVAFNPRHTRLRIVGTTFSKGIESLVFNGEAAFVHGKMFGTRFGRFNPDTGQPDNPEALTLTLGEIQRDYWKYALSVDWRVFGADLSLQVQQQYILGYQSEIIQDRIDTVWGLFIRKELFYGRLLLEMLTIYFVNDRELLIRPKATYQLNDAFKVAVGADIFHGEIGGPLPGEFNFVGFFKNNDRVYLELTYSF; from the coding sequence ATGATGATCGCAAATACCTTCGCCCAAGAGAGCTTCACATTCCATGGCCAGCTTAAAAACGAGACCGCCTATCGCTATGTCAACCCGGCCTCCTTTACCAAAATCCTTAATCTGGCCCGTCTGGAGGCGCGTTATACCCCCTCCTCATCGGTGCAGTTGACTGCATTGGTCCGAAGTTATTACGATGCGGTGTACGATTTCCAGGAGGTCGATAATGTCGTCCCGAGGAAGAATCCGCGGACCATTCTGAGTGAGGATCTTACCGCCGAGGAGATTAAAGCCCTCCGCATTGGAAACCTCCGGAAGATTGAGGTCGAGCAGAAGGAGACCGAGCTGCGGGAGTTTTATCTGGATCTTTTTTTCCCGAGGTTCGATCTGCGGATCGGAAAACAGATCGTCCGATGGGGAGTGGTGGAGGGGTCCCGGGTCATCGATGAAATCAACCCGCTCGATTTCCAGGAGTTTATCTTGAGAGAGATTCAAGATCGATATATCCCCCTCTGGATGGTCAAGGCCGATTTCTATTTCGATCCGAACACCGTGGAGATTCTCTGGATTCCCGATCTTGAGTTTCACAAACCGGCCTCGGTCGGAAGTGAATGGGAACAATTTCAGGTGCTGGAAGGACTTGAGACGCCCCCTCAGAACTTGAAGAACAGCGAATGGGCGATCAAAGTAATGCGTCAGATCGGCGGATGGGATACTTCGCTGAGCTACTTCTATACCTGGGATGATTTCCCGTCGGCCTTTCGGACCGTCTTCGGCCTGGGAGAATTCGGGGTTTCTCCGGAGGTGGCCTTTAATCCGAGACATACCCGGCTTCGTATTGTAGGAACCACCTTCTCGAAGGGGATTGAATCGCTGGTCTTCAACGGCGAGGCCGCCTTTGTCCATGGAAAGATGTTCGGAACCCGATTCGGCCGCTTCAACCCGGATACCGGACAGCCGGACAATCCGGAGGCTTTGACATTGACCCTTGGAGAGATTCAACGGGATTATTGGAAATATGCATTGAGCGTCGATTGGCGCGTCTTCGGGGCGGACCTCTCCCTGCAGGTTCAACAGCAATATATTTTGGGATACCAATCCGAAATCATTCAGGACCGGATCGATACCGTCTGGGGCCTGTTCATCCGTAAAGAGCTTTTCTACGGCCGCTTGCTTTTGGAGATGCTGACGATCTATTTTGTGAATGACCGGGAGCTCTTGATTCGTCCCAAGGCCACTTATCAATTGAACGACGCCTTCAAAGTCGCCGTGGGGGCCGATATCTTCCATGGAGAGATCGGCGGCCCGCTGCCGGGAGAATTCAATTTTGTCGGATTTTTTAAAAACAATGACCGGGTCTATCTGGAATTGACTTACAGTTTTTAA
- a CDS encoding FG-GAP-like repeat-containing protein, with protein MQYLLKKIFLLFLLLSACSADPFPDCCIDQGERRDAPFSTTFLAQFKTGSSDIVAPNPDQFLRIITEADIMTLMNSAATSQLNRNGLIGGVVQGSQGPAREAAIQVTDAEGNIIGHATGTSRNLFYNSLGRIPDLTIDQGTSSEGTFTVFNVPPGETFFQVVRGGRGNGRITSFAGAVSLGRIDALPVLPERVGLLGVAIDNLTGAGVPGASAAFFGREQVEEANAAGLFLISLDQGLPTNGEYLVRLSAPGFRETTHRFNTAMGDVLNRQQAFDPLTDDNMLLYSEGNIQDWAQRLGVELRPTTGVIIGRVTPGQANVAITPTGPDPASLGRVFYFNQSGQIDPSLSGTSNTSSFVFFPDCAQNPGGEIFLNASAIASDPQNNDIFSTGRAVAYCRPGGVFLQTIAITPRPVGSTSFTVPINGEVKPERGGAAVAGATLQIVGSDGSTSSNGEGQFTISPTPSGTPDAISPLMANSNYTVRAQGLTFVPTYQSLSTGPAGGKRDLILVEAARMSQLCPPSGQGALIGTARDLGLIDPSRRGRAAEEITLKVFKENGEEAGRVVSFDTQGQFIICDLPFASNSPGVFQIRVTSPEDSGAFLVTAYPDGVTLVSIDINKALPRETSFRGQVQNLAQPEGANNMVGDVRLSVLGTQKRFTADASGRFDLLLDSNSRFIVRAEKEGYLPSYNYQVETSARNLISPSSSLWTISAGDADALAQQAGLSLPLQGGILSGKVSIRGFDAPKPTDPPIPGLEAAAKSLHFGFLDQDAHIDLLSVSEQGMMTLLFGDGQGGFPSTLSFQLKYRDRLENPQDLASVQSVEIGDFNRDGQTDIIVFGDNTLIFFPGAGNRTIGFEEGRENPTPLFDSGSPKAMTVAELNGDSSPDLVFALGGQRPLLRLINQTDGSFVPFEAATGVADPSGSCGNDPTAIAVRQVGLAVIDILISDAARGLCDLTFDNTGIPNAPPITLTLPTGVSPADVIAIKTAFLDSDNIPDFLLLHKTGGAFFLGLPPAQVQDTPTTNIAFLPSFDLPADFIPTRMLFTDINRDSRADLVIGGAGSTGEARFLIGSGNGAFGSSKSILSSPVSDLALADADDDGKEDLILSGASSGALQLFRGSDSPQAGIRIEARNAAGEWVGVATYPDQNGRIAGATATTDSGRFIFFNVPAGLTNIRVAEGGAGNALVTAYSGGLSYTHLDMDPIQPTTVMVDGQVINPTAGEFAGISVEGIEVSSLGTSAKTMSGAEGRYQLHLGANSEHIIKLDP; from the coding sequence ATGCAATATTTACTAAAGAAAATTTTCCTCCTCTTCCTTCTCCTCTCCGCCTGTTCGGCGGACCCTTTTCCCGATTGCTGTATTGATCAAGGAGAGCGGAGGGATGCCCCTTTCAGCACGACCTTCCTCGCTCAGTTCAAGACCGGCTCGAGCGACATTGTTGCGCCAAACCCGGACCAGTTCCTCCGAATCATTACGGAAGCGGATATCATGACCCTGATGAACTCCGCCGCGACCAGCCAGCTAAATCGAAACGGATTGATCGGCGGGGTGGTTCAGGGGTCGCAGGGACCGGCGCGCGAAGCGGCCATTCAGGTCACCGACGCCGAGGGAAACATCATCGGGCATGCCACCGGAACAAGCCGGAATCTCTTCTACAACAGCCTGGGACGGATTCCCGATCTGACCATCGATCAAGGGACCTCCTCGGAGGGGACCTTTACGGTGTTCAATGTCCCACCGGGGGAGACCTTCTTTCAGGTCGTTCGAGGCGGGCGGGGCAACGGCCGGATCACCTCTTTCGCCGGGGCCGTTTCCCTCGGCCGAATCGACGCTCTTCCTGTGCTTCCAGAACGGGTCGGCTTGTTGGGGGTGGCGATCGACAATCTTACCGGAGCCGGTGTCCCCGGCGCCTCGGCCGCCTTTTTTGGAAGGGAGCAGGTCGAAGAAGCCAATGCCGCCGGGCTCTTCTTGATTTCCCTCGACCAGGGCCTGCCGACCAACGGCGAATACCTCGTCCGACTCTCGGCTCCCGGCTTCCGGGAGACGACGCACCGTTTCAATACGGCCATGGGGGATGTTCTCAATCGGCAGCAGGCATTCGATCCTCTTACAGACGACAACATGCTCCTCTACTCGGAAGGGAACATCCAAGACTGGGCGCAGCGCCTCGGCGTGGAACTCCGGCCGACGACCGGTGTGATTATCGGACGGGTCACGCCTGGTCAAGCAAATGTTGCGATCACACCCACCGGCCCCGATCCCGCCTCCCTCGGCCGTGTTTTCTATTTCAACCAGAGCGGACAGATTGATCCCTCTCTGTCCGGGACGTCAAATACCTCTTCCTTCGTATTTTTTCCAGACTGCGCGCAGAACCCGGGTGGCGAAATTTTCCTCAATGCATCGGCAATCGCCTCGGACCCACAAAATAACGATATCTTCTCCACGGGACGGGCGGTCGCCTACTGCCGGCCGGGAGGAGTCTTCCTTCAGACGATCGCAATCACACCACGGCCCGTAGGATCGACCTCGTTTACAGTCCCTATCAATGGGGAAGTGAAACCGGAGAGAGGAGGCGCTGCAGTCGCGGGAGCAACGCTGCAGATCGTTGGATCGGACGGGAGTACCAGTTCCAATGGCGAGGGGCAATTCACAATTTCCCCTACCCCTTCCGGCACACCGGATGCGATCTCCCCCCTTATGGCAAACAGCAACTACACTGTTAGGGCGCAGGGACTCACTTTCGTTCCAACATACCAGTCCCTTTCAACCGGCCCGGCGGGTGGAAAGCGCGATCTGATCTTGGTGGAGGCGGCACGGATGTCCCAACTCTGTCCCCCTTCCGGCCAAGGCGCTTTGATCGGGACGGCTCGCGATCTCGGCCTGATCGATCCATCCCGAAGGGGGCGTGCAGCAGAGGAAATCACCCTGAAGGTTTTCAAAGAGAACGGGGAAGAGGCCGGTCGGGTCGTCTCTTTCGATACCCAGGGCCAGTTTATCATCTGTGATCTTCCCTTCGCTTCGAACTCCCCTGGCGTCTTTCAGATCCGAGTGACCTCCCCCGAGGACTCCGGGGCCTTTCTGGTCACTGCTTATCCGGACGGCGTGACCCTCGTCTCGATCGACATCAACAAGGCGTTGCCTCGGGAGACCTCCTTCAGGGGACAAGTCCAAAACCTCGCTCAACCCGAGGGGGCAAACAATATGGTTGGAGACGTCCGACTTTCCGTCCTTGGGACACAAAAACGCTTCACTGCAGACGCTTCCGGCAGGTTCGATCTCTTACTCGACAGCAACAGCAGATTCATTGTCCGCGCCGAGAAAGAAGGCTATCTTCCCTCTTACAATTATCAGGTAGAAACGTCGGCAAGGAATCTAATCTCTCCTTCCTCTTCGCTCTGGACAATTTCGGCGGGGGATGCCGACGCGTTGGCCCAACAAGCCGGTCTCTCCCTTCCCCTGCAAGGGGGAATATTATCAGGCAAGGTGTCGATTCGGGGATTTGACGCGCCTAAACCGACCGATCCGCCTATTCCGGGACTAGAGGCTGCCGCGAAGAGCCTCCATTTCGGCTTCTTGGATCAAGACGCCCATATCGATCTCTTGTCGGTCTCTGAGCAGGGAATGATGACACTTCTCTTCGGAGACGGCCAAGGCGGTTTCCCATCTACGTTGTCTTTTCAATTGAAATACAGAGACCGTCTCGAAAACCCTCAAGACCTGGCTTCCGTGCAATCCGTTGAGATTGGAGACTTCAACCGGGATGGACAAACCGATATAATTGTTTTTGGAGACAACACGCTGATCTTCTTCCCTGGAGCTGGGAACCGAACCATCGGATTTGAGGAGGGAAGGGAGAATCCGACCCCCCTCTTTGATTCAGGTAGTCCCAAAGCGATGACCGTCGCAGAGTTAAACGGAGACAGCTCTCCCGATCTGGTCTTCGCGCTCGGCGGGCAGCGCCCCCTTCTCCGCTTGATCAACCAAACCGACGGCTCTTTTGTCCCGTTTGAAGCAGCAACCGGTGTAGCAGATCCCTCCGGCAGCTGCGGGAATGATCCGACCGCGATCGCCGTCCGACAAGTGGGATTGGCCGTGATCGACATTTTGATTTCCGACGCGGCCCGCGGACTCTGTGATCTCACGTTTGATAATACGGGGATTCCGAATGCGCCGCCGATCACGCTTACGCTTCCAACCGGTGTCTCCCCAGCCGATGTGATCGCCATTAAAACCGCTTTCCTCGATTCAGACAATATCCCCGATTTTCTCCTCCTCCACAAAACGGGGGGGGCCTTTTTCCTCGGTCTGCCGCCGGCGCAGGTGCAGGACACGCCGACCACGAATATCGCTTTTCTCCCGTCGTTTGACCTTCCGGCGGATTTTATTCCGACCCGGATGCTCTTCACGGATATCAACCGCGACAGCAGGGCGGACCTGGTCATCGGGGGGGCCGGGTCGACAGGGGAGGCGCGATTCCTCATCGGCAGTGGGAATGGAGCGTTTGGATCGTCCAAAAGCATCCTTTCGTCCCCGGTTTCCGACCTCGCCTTGGCCGACGCAGACGATGATGGGAAGGAGGATTTGATCCTCTCTGGAGCAAGTAGCGGAGCACTCCAACTATTCCGCGGGTCGGACAGTCCCCAGGCAGGGATCCGGATTGAGGCGAGGAATGCAGCGGGAGAGTGGGTCGGGGTGGCAACATATCCCGATCAAAACGGTCGGATCGCGGGGGCCACGGCCACCACCGACAGCGGCCGATTTATCTTCTTCAATGTCCCCGCCGGATTAACGAACATAAGGGTGGCGGAGGGGGGAGCGGGAAACGCGTTGGTGACCGCCTATTCAGGAGGCCTCTCCTATACCCATTTAGATATGGATCCAATCCAGCCGACCACCGTGATGGTGGACGGTCAGGTCATCAACCCGACGGCGGGAGAGTTTGCCGGGATTTCGGTGGAGGGAATCGAAGTCAGCTCACTCGGAACGTCAGCAAAAACCATGTCGGGGGCGGAAGGGAGATACCAACTTCACCTGGGCGCCAACAGCGAGCATATTATTAAGCTTGATCCGTAA
- a CDS encoding class I SAM-dependent methyltransferase, with product MKDSALRKRTIDPEQIGMETYRNVKQADYTKEAEVYDLKRFSHVAGRFYAELSNQVIFDLLEAKEGDRILDLATGTGRVSVGMAEKGVSIFGADLTWKMIERAKEKASEKRLTNVSFHLADGLQLPYKENTFDKIVSIRFFHILPFEMQKAILQEVRRVLKPGGTFIVEFNSPFAGLFLWALRRDHLVIWPRQVRELFQGMAIVKKVGVMLPGLGRIAKVNPQLGYALGRRLDFFPFNHLCNQILIVARKDEEASVKAA from the coding sequence ATGAAGGATAGCGCTTTAAGAAAACGTACAATCGATCCGGAACAGATTGGAATGGAAACCTATCGAAACGTCAAGCAGGCCGACTATACAAAGGAAGCGGAGGTCTACGATTTAAAGCGATTTTCTCATGTCGCAGGCCGGTTCTATGCCGAATTGTCCAATCAGGTCATCTTCGATCTTTTAGAGGCGAAGGAGGGAGATCGTATTTTAGACTTGGCGACCGGAACGGGAAGGGTTTCCGTGGGAATGGCGGAAAAGGGAGTTTCGATCTTCGGCGCCGACCTGACCTGGAAGATGATCGAACGGGCCAAGGAGAAGGCGTCGGAGAAAAGGCTCACGAACGTCTCATTCCATCTGGCCGATGGGCTGCAGCTTCCCTATAAAGAGAATACCTTTGATAAGATTGTTTCTATTCGCTTCTTTCATATTCTCCCCTTCGAGATGCAGAAGGCGATCCTTCAAGAGGTCCGCCGTGTCTTAAAGCCGGGAGGAACGTTTATCGTCGAATTCAACAGCCCCTTTGCCGGCCTCTTTCTTTGGGCGCTCCGTCGCGATCATCTTGTGATCTGGCCGCGTCAGGTCCGGGAATTGTTTCAAGGAATGGCGATTGTTAAGAAGGTCGGCGTCATGCTCCCGGGACTGGGGCGAATCGCGAAGGTCAATCCTCAACTTGGATATGCTTTGGGGCGCCGCCTCGACTTCTTTCCATTCAACCACCTCTGCAATCAAATCCTCATTGTCGCTCGAAAGGACGAGGAAGCCTCAGTGAAGGCAGCCTGA
- the accD gene encoding acetyl-CoA carboxylase, carboxyltransferase subunit beta yields the protein MAWFKKERQPGETKKIKIPEGLWVKCNNCREIIYRKELERNAKVCPKCDYHFPISVEERIAMVVDEGSFIEFDSSLAPLDPLHFKDSARYKDRLKANQEKTGQLDALVIGDAEINQRVVTLGVLNFAFMAGSMGSVVGEKLTRGIERSKEKRLPLILFSASGGARMQEGILSLMQMAKTSAAIARLQEEKVPYISILTDPTFGGVTASFAMLGDIIIAEPKSLVGFAGPRVIEKTIKQQLPEGFQRAEFLLEHGMIDMIVERKRLRETLIRILSFF from the coding sequence ATGGCTTGGTTTAAAAAAGAACGGCAGCCCGGGGAAACGAAAAAGATCAAAATCCCGGAAGGGCTCTGGGTCAAGTGCAACAACTGTCGCGAGATTATTTACCGAAAAGAGCTCGAGCGGAACGCGAAGGTCTGCCCCAAGTGCGACTACCACTTTCCCATTTCCGTCGAAGAGCGGATTGCGATGGTGGTCGACGAGGGAAGCTTCATTGAATTCGATTCTTCACTCGCCCCCCTGGACCCCCTCCATTTCAAAGATTCCGCCCGATACAAAGACCGTTTGAAAGCAAACCAGGAAAAAACCGGACAGCTTGATGCCCTGGTGATCGGAGACGCGGAGATCAATCAACGCGTGGTGACGCTCGGCGTCCTCAACTTCGCTTTTATGGCCGGCAGCATGGGCTCCGTCGTCGGTGAAAAGTTGACGCGCGGCATCGAACGGTCGAAGGAGAAGCGCCTCCCGCTGATTCTCTTCTCCGCCTCCGGCGGCGCCCGGATGCAGGAGGGAATTCTCTCCCTGATGCAGATGGCGAAGACGAGCGCTGCCATCGCTCGCCTTCAAGAAGAAAAGGTCCCCTATATTTCCATCCTCACCGATCCGACCTTCGGCGGCGTCACCGCCAGCTTCGCGATGCTGGGCGATATCATCATCGCAGAGCCGAAATCCCTCGTCGGTTTCGCCGGGCCCCGGGTGATCGAAAAAACGATCAAGCAGCAGCTTCCGGAAGGTTTTCAAAGGGCCGAGTTCCTTTTGGAACATGGAATGATCGATATGATCGTCGAGCGAAAGCGCCTCCGAGAGACCCTCATTCGCATTTTATCTTTTTTTTAG